The Notoacmeibacter ruber DNA segment GCGTAGTTCATCCAGTTCCACGCCGCATGCGCGCATCACGGCCGCAGCGTCCTGATCATCGATCAGCGCCAGAAGCAGATGCTCAAGCGTTGCATATTCATGCTCGCGCTCATTCGCGTAGGTCAGCGCGTCATGAATGGCTTTCTCTAGACTATCGGAAAATGCCGGCATCTAAGTCCTCATTTCTTTTCCATCACGCACTGCAGTGGATGCTGGTTCTGATGCGCAAAATCCATCACCTGCGTGACTTTGGTTTCGGCAACCTCGAACGTATAGACGCCGCATTCGCCCACACCCTGCGTGTGAACATGCAACATCACCCTTGTGGCCATCTCGCGGTCCATCTGAAAGAACTGCTCGAGCACAAGGATCACGAACTCCATCGGAGTGTAGTCGTCATTGAGAAGGAGCACCCGATACAGGTTCGGCCGCTTGGTCTTCGCCTTGGTGCGGGTAATAACGGCCGTGCCACGGCCGGTTCCCTCGTCACCGTGATCGGAATTGTCCTCTGGACCAAGATGAAATGGACTGCCGCCGAGAAGCCCTTGCGTCATGCCAGTTGATGTACCTCGTCGCTGCATTTGCGTTCGCAAATCAGATAGGTATTTCCAGACGGAGTTTAAGCCCCTTCGCCCACCATTCAAGCGCGGAATTGGAAGAGACCACTCGCCGGTCTCTCTATCACGGTCACACAAGCACCTGCTTGGAGACCAGGCACGCGACACGCACGGCGTCCCACATACGCAATAGAGGACAAGAGCGAGGCTGATACGGCAAAGAGAACAGTCGTCGTAACCAACAAAAAACCCGCCGGAAAACCGGCGGGTCAAACAGAAATCCATCCCCGCCTTGCTACGGCGGGCGGTTTTGCAAGTCGCTTATTTCGCCTGAGCGGCGGCCTTTTCCATCGGCTTGGCCATTTCCTTGGCCAGATCCTGATAGAGCGCGCCGAACTTCTTGCTTTCGGCAACGAAGTTTTCATAAGCGGTGCGGGCGTATTCCGACTGCACTTCCATGGCGCCTTCCAGGGACTTCTGGCCCATCAGCTTTTCGAAGTAGGAGGCATTCATCTCCATCGACTTCTTCGCGTAATCGGCGGTCTCTGTAGCAATCGTCTGCATCGACTTGGAGACGGCGGCGACGCTTGCGAGCTGGCTGTCCATGACTTCCTTGGAAGCGGCGTTAATCTGTTCGAAGTTCTGGTACATCTGTGTTCCTCTCACTCGTTCCTCGTGTCAGGGCTTCGAGGCCCTTGATCACTTGCCGACTGACTTATTGTGCAGTGCACAAAATGTCAATGGCGCCGCGAAATATTTTCCCCAACGTCAGTGTCTCGATATGGGACGGACTGTTGAGATTGAGGTTTTGCTTAAACGATTTCGAAAGGACGCTTGGCCTATCGATAGTGCTGACGATGGTTGGCCTGTCCCCACTTCTCACCCGTTGGGCCAGCCCGGAACATTGATGCACAGGTGAAGTTTTGCGTTTGCCACCGTCCCCAAGCCCCCTCGCCCGCCGTCTGACTGCAGTCACCGCCATCGCGGCGTCGGTGGTTCTTTCCGGTACAGTTCAGTCCTACGCCGCAGAATATGCCGGTATCGTGGTCGATGCGAAAACGGGCGAAACCCTCTACTCGCATCGGGCTGACTCGATCGGATATCCGGCGTCTCTTACGAAGATGATGACGCTTTATATCACCTTCGAAGCGATGAAGGCCGGCAAGGTCGGGAAGAATACCGAGATCCCGATGAGCGCCTATTGCTCGCGTCGCCCGCCGACAAAAATTGGCATCCGGCCGGGCGGTTCGATCAAGCTCGAGCCCGCCATCCTCTCGCTTGTCACCAAGAGCGCCAACGATGTCTCCTGCGCCCTTGGCGAATATTTCGGCGGCAGTGAAAGCAAGTTCGGCAAGATCATGACCGCCAAGGCCCGCGGCCTCGGCATGTCACGCACCGTCTTCCGCAACCCGCACGGGTTGCCCGACAGCAAGCAGGTGACGACCGCCCGCGACATGGCTCGGCTGGGCATCGCGCTACGCGAGCATTTTCCGGAATATTACTCCTATTTCTCGACCCGCAGCTTTTCCTACCGGGGCGCAAGGCACGGCAACCATAACAAGCTGCTCGGCCGCATCCGCGGCGTTGACGGCATCAAGACTGGCTACACGCGGGCCTCCGGCTTCAACCTCGTATCCAGCGTTCGGGACGATGGCCGCTCGATCGTCGCCGTCGTCATGGGCGGCCGCACGGGCGCGTCTCGCAATGCCCAGATGACCAAACTGATCAACAGCTACCTGCCAAAGGCCTCGCGCAGCGGTGCCGGATCGCTTGTGGCGAGAGCCAACCCGGCCAACGTCCATGCGGGCGCCACGATCGCGATGATCGATCCCGGCAAGCTGCCGGTACCGATGCGCAACCCAGCGCTTCGCCAACCGCAGGTCATCGCTCAGTCCAATTCGGTGGTCGCGGTGGCCGCGGCACCGAAGCTGCCGCCGGCACCCGCCTCGGCCTACGCCCCGGTTTCCAGGCCACAAAAGGCGCTTCCGCAGCATTCAGCAGCCCCGCGCCCTTCGGTAGAAATCGACAGCATCAAGACCTCATCGACCGTCCCCACAGGTGAATGGGTCGTGCAGGTGGCATCCGTCGGTAGCCCGGAGCAGGCGCGCGACATGATTGACCGCATGCAGGCCCGTGCCGCCGGTCTTCTTGGAAAGCGGCAGGGTTTCACCGTTCCGTTCGTCAAGAACGGCACCGAATATCACCGGGTCCGCTTCGCCGGATTTGGCGGCAAGTCCGAAGCCTGGTCGACCTGTTCCGGCCTGAAGCGCCAGGACATCGCCTGCTACGCCGTCCAGCAATAGGCCCCGTTTCGAATACCTTTGGCATCGCGCCTCCGGTTTGTATCCAGTCGAAGGAGTACGCATCCATGAAGATGCAGCACGCACAGAGCAACGATCACGAGCTCGTCCAGCAGAGCCCGTCAGAGAAAATCCACGACAAGGATGCTGCCGTCAGTTCACTTCGTCGCGCGGCGCGCCATCTGGCGGAAGTAGGCACCGGAAAGACCCGGACGCGGGAGATCGTCGGCGTCCTCCTCACTCATGCTTCGCGCAGCAGAAGGGTTGCCATGCCCACAACAGCCATTCGGCTGCGTGTTCAGGGCCCAAAGGGAAAGCCGGCGATCGGTCTTCGTGTCTGAACCAACCTTCGCCTTGATTCTCAAAAACCCGGCACTCTGCCGGGTTTTTATTGAGCTGTTGAATCTAGTGAAGCAGTTCGGCGATCCGGGTTCTGAACTCATTCGGACGGCCAAGCTCGCGACGAATGGCAGCCCTCTGTGCGCCTTCCGCCTCGAGTGGCAAACGCAGCGCTCTTACGAGCCGTTCGATCTCCGCCTTGCCCGCCAAATGCGACGGACTGGTGCGGCTGCAGACGTTGAGGTCATAGAGGACAGCGGAGTCCATAACCGTCAGTCCAAGCGGAAAAAGCTCCCGAAAAACGACCCGTTCCCCGATACCATCGACGAGCCGAAATCCCATCTGCATGGCCAGCTGCCGTAACCCATTATCGACCTTTCGCTCGTTGCGCGAACTGAAGGTCGCCTGCCGGTTACGAACGATCACCCAGTCGAGCATCGCGCCATCGGCATGGCGCCGTTCGCGGCGCGCATGACGGACCGTATCGGCATAATGGGATGTTCCGCCGAACTGGCCGGTCACTGGGTCGATGGAACCAAGAACATCAAAGTCGACGAAACTGTCATTCATCGGCGAGATAAGCGTGTCGGCCTGGCTATGCACGATATCGGAAAGGTTGGTGGAAGCGCCAGGCGTATCGACAATCACGATGTCGCAGTCATTACGCAGATCGAGCAGCAGACGAAAAAGCTTGCATCGCTCTTCATGCTCCACGTCGGCTACCCGCTCGCGACGGACAGCCGGCAAGATCTCGACGCGCGGCATCGGCAGGGCCAGTTTCTTTATCGAAGCTGTCCGCGCCCGGTAAGCGAAAAAGCGCGCCATTGTCTGCTGACGGATATCAAGATCCAGAATGCCGACTCGCAGCCCTCTGTTAAGTAGATCGGTCGCGATATGGATTCCGAGCGTCGATTTGCCGGAGCCACCCTTCTCATTGCCGCAGACAAGAAGATGCGCCGCCCCGCTTCGACCCGACGCCTGCACCCTCTGCCGACCGAACATCGCGTTTCTCAAGCTCCCATTGGTAAAGAAACGCTAGAGAAAGATGGGTAACAAAAGGTTACCAAGGAGAATCGCTTGTTCCAGCCCGCTCAAACGAGACCAAGACTGACAAGCTGCGCCATCAATTCTGGCGGCACATCATCGTCAATGTGTTGGGAAAGATCGGCGGGAGCGCTTTCGGCATCAAGATATCGCCAGCCCTGAAAGGCTTTGCGGGCAACGGGGCGCACGGGATGCAGAACCGGTTCGAGAACGATACCGCAACGCTTCAGCCCATCCGTGTCGGAGAGCGCGCGCAGTTCAAGAATCTTCTGGCGGGCCTGCACCGCCCCCTTGATGACCCAGTAAAGCGAGCCGCCCTGAAGAATCTCGTCTGACCGCTTTGGCATCATCCGGGTCACATGGATCTGCTCGACCGGAACACCTCTTCGCCGCCGGTCCTGCAACCGGCTTTCGATGCTATCACGCAATTGCGTTACGCTATCCACACCAACGCAGAGTTTGATGAGATGCAACGTCATGCTGTGCTTTCAGTCGTTTCAGGCGATTGCAATGAAAACGCCGGCTCCCGGCCGGCGTTTTCGAAACTCATGATTTCTGACAGCTAGGTCTGTTTTCAGTTGGCTGCAAGGATGGTTGCTTCTGCGCCACCAACAAGCCAAGCGACGAAGATCACCGTCGCAAAGGCTGCCACTGCCCAAGCGGTTACGCCCCAGCAGCTCTTCTGGACATTTTCATCCATTCAGATGTGAAACCCCGTTTTTGTGAATCCGGCATACGCATTCACCTGCGAAAGCGCCCCCACCGGAGAAACCAAACATTATGGTAACAAATCCGTGAACGCAAGTGAGGCGACCCAATTCGGCCACAATAAAGCCGCGCCGTCGCCGGAAGTGTTGTTATAAGGTATTGAAAGCCAATACCTCTGCAAAAACATCATGTCTGTTACGCAAAGAGCACAACGCCGTCATAGATGGGATAAGAGAGCCAGCTTGACCCGATAAGGCGAGCCATGGTTTGCCTGTCGCGGCGGTCAATCGGGAGCTTCTATGGATTCGGGTCCAATCGCTGAGCGGGTGCCGCGCGTAAATGCGATCGATGTGGCGCGTACGATCGCCCTGATCGCCATGGCGATCTACCATTTTTCATGGGATCTGGCGATTTTCGGCTATGCTGCGATCGACCTTCCTCAACGCCCCGGGATGATCGTCTTCGCGCGGATGATCGCGGGCAGCTTCATTTTTCTGGCGGGCATTTCACTCGTCCTGGCCCATGGCGAAGGGATACGCTGGCCCTCCTATCGCAAGCGCCTGTTGCAGATCATTGTCGCTGCCGTCCTCGTTACAATCGCAACCCTCATCGCATTTCCCGAAACATTTATCTTTTTCGGCATTCTGCACCTGATCGCGCTCGCTTCGCTTCTCGGTCTCGCCTTCCTCCATTTGAACGCGCTTCTTACCGTGTCTGTAGCGGTGTTCTTTTTAGCGCTGCCACACTTTTTCCGTTCCGAGTTCTTCTCGGCGGGCCCCCTTCTATGGCTGGGGTTGGCAGAGACACCGCGCGTCTCGAACGATTATGTTCCGCTCTTCCCTTGGTTTGGCGTGTTTCTGTTCGGGATGGCGTTCGGGCGGATCGGCCGAGATCGCGGCTGGTTTCGGCGCTTTTCCGAAACCACTTTCGATCGCAGCCTGCCAAACTGGCTTGCGGTGCCCGGACGGCACTCCCTGATTGTCTATCTTATCCACCAGCCGGTTCTGCTGGCGTTGGTCTGGCTGGCTGCGACTCTGGTCCCGCCAGGCATCTCGATCGCGGACGTAAGGGCCCCGTGCGAACGCAGTTGCCTGGCGCAGTCCGAGGACGCAGCTTTCTGCACGCGCTATTGCGGCTGCATCCTGTCAGCCATGGACGAGGAAGACCTTCTTTATCGTGGAGCCTCCCTTGATTCTCTGACAGACGAGCAATTGCAGATGGTCGATCAGCAGAGAAATCAGTGCATGCGAGAGGTCGACACGGAATTATACGGCTCTCCATCCGGCGCTGACGACACCCAGGAAGAGGACTCGACGCGATGAGCAATTCATCGAAATCCGCCCGCTCCAAACACAAATCTTCAGTCGAAACGCCAGCGGGCCAATCAGCTCCGACACGATTCCCATGGCCTCCCGTGATCGCCCTGATCGCCGGCGTTACAGCCTATGTCCTGGGCCGATTTCTGACGCCGCTTGCGATTCTACCCGCCTCGTTCGTGCCCGTTCTTGCAGCTTTTGGATGGCTTCTCGTCGTGATGGGCCTCGGACTGGACCTCTTGGCGATGTGGACACTGCACCGGCACGGGACGACCGTCTCGCCAATGCACGGCTCGGCGAAGCTGGTCACGAGCGGCCCCTACCGGATCAGCCGAAATCCCATTTATCTCGGCAATACGATCATCCTGATCGGCCTTGGCTTCGCCTTCAACAATTTCTGGTTTCCGATTCTCGCCGTCCTCGCCGGATTCGCGGTTACCAAGCTCCAGATCATACCGGAAGAACGGTATCTCGCCGCACGTTTTGGGAAATCCTGGCGGCATTACAGCAAGCGTATCTCGCGCTGGTTCTGAAAAAGAGAGGAACAGCCGCCGCGCGGCGGCGCCTAGCCTTTCACGCCCAGCTCAGCCAGCCGCTCGATGCAGGCTTCTTCACTGGCATTGAGTTCGGCAATCGTCTCCTCGATGTCACGTCGCTTCTGACGCAGCTCGTCGCGCTTCTCCTCGATCTTGGTCACGATCTGCTTCAGTTGCCCGACCTCGCCCGGAGGGTCCCGATACATCTGCACGATCTCGCGGATCTCCGCGATGGAAAACCCCAGTCGTTTGCCGCGCATGATCTGACGCACAAGGTGGCGGTCGGCAGGTCGGAAGAGG contains these protein-coding regions:
- the clpS gene encoding ATP-dependent Clp protease adapter ClpS → MTQGLLGGSPFHLGPEDNSDHGDEGTGRGTAVITRTKAKTKRPNLYRVLLLNDDYTPMEFVILVLEQFFQMDREMATRVMLHVHTQGVGECGVYTFEVAETKVTQVMDFAHQNQHPLQCVMEKK
- a CDS encoding phasin family protein translates to MYQNFEQINAASKEVMDSQLASVAAVSKSMQTIATETADYAKKSMEMNASYFEKLMGQKSLEGAMEVQSEYARTAYENFVAESKKFGALYQDLAKEMAKPMEKAAAQAK
- a CDS encoding D-alanyl-D-alanine carboxypeptidase is translated as MRLPPSPSPLARRLTAVTAIAASVVLSGTVQSYAAEYAGIVVDAKTGETLYSHRADSIGYPASLTKMMTLYITFEAMKAGKVGKNTEIPMSAYCSRRPPTKIGIRPGGSIKLEPAILSLVTKSANDVSCALGEYFGGSESKFGKIMTAKARGLGMSRTVFRNPHGLPDSKQVTTARDMARLGIALREHFPEYYSYFSTRSFSYRGARHGNHNKLLGRIRGVDGIKTGYTRASGFNLVSSVRDDGRSIVAVVMGGRTGASRNAQMTKLINSYLPKASRSGAGSLVARANPANVHAGATIAMIDPGKLPVPMRNPALRQPQVIAQSNSVVAVAAAPKLPPAPASAYAPVSRPQKALPQHSAAPRPSVEIDSIKTSSTVPTGEWVVQVASVGSPEQARDMIDRMQARAAGLLGKRQGFTVPFVKNGTEYHRVRFAGFGGKSEAWSTCSGLKRQDIACYAVQQ
- a CDS encoding division plane positioning ATPase MipZ → MFGRQRVQASGRSGAAHLLVCGNEKGGSGKSTLGIHIATDLLNRGLRVGILDLDIRQQTMARFFAYRARTASIKKLALPMPRVEILPAVRRERVADVEHEERCKLFRLLLDLRNDCDIVIVDTPGASTNLSDIVHSQADTLISPMNDSFVDFDVLGSIDPVTGQFGGTSHYADTVRHARRERRHADGAMLDWVIVRNRQATFSSRNERKVDNGLRQLAMQMGFRLVDGIGERVVFRELFPLGLTVMDSAVLYDLNVCSRTSPSHLAGKAEIERLVRALRLPLEAEGAQRAAIRRELGRPNEFRTRIAELLH
- a CDS encoding DUF1489 family protein, which produces MTLHLIKLCVGVDSVTQLRDSIESRLQDRRRRGVPVEQIHVTRMMPKRSDEILQGGSLYWVIKGAVQARQKILELRALSDTDGLKRCGIVLEPVLHPVRPVARKAFQGWRYLDAESAPADLSQHIDDDVPPELMAQLVSLGLV
- a CDS encoding heparan-alpha-glucosaminide N-acetyltransferase; this encodes MDSGPIAERVPRVNAIDVARTIALIAMAIYHFSWDLAIFGYAAIDLPQRPGMIVFARMIAGSFIFLAGISLVLAHGEGIRWPSYRKRLLQIIVAAVLVTIATLIAFPETFIFFGILHLIALASLLGLAFLHLNALLTVSVAVFFLALPHFFRSEFFSAGPLLWLGLAETPRVSNDYVPLFPWFGVFLFGMAFGRIGRDRGWFRRFSETTFDRSLPNWLAVPGRHSLIVYLIHQPVLLALVWLAATLVPPGISIADVRAPCERSCLAQSEDAAFCTRYCGCILSAMDEEDLLYRGASLDSLTDEQLQMVDQQRNQCMREVDTELYGSPSGADDTQEEDSTR
- a CDS encoding methyltransferase family protein encodes the protein MIALIAGVTAYVLGRFLTPLAILPASFVPVLAAFGWLLVVMGLGLDLLAMWTLHRHGTTVSPMHGSAKLVTSGPYRISRNPIYLGNTIILIGLGFAFNNFWFPILAVLAGFAVTKLQIIPEERYLAARFGKSWRHYSKRISRWF
- a CDS encoding MerR family transcriptional regulator — protein: MREFYTITELTREFGISTRTLRFYEDEGLISPVRRGRTRLFRPADRHLVRQIMRGKRLGFSIAEIREIVQMYRDPPGEVGQLKQIVTKIEEKRDELRQKRRDIEETIAELNASEEACIERLAELGVKG